DNA from Sorex araneus isolate mSorAra2 chromosome 6, mSorAra2.pri, whole genome shotgun sequence:
atgtaaacgaaatgcaaacatgaaagttcataagtttgtaactgtacctcacagtgattcactaataaaaatttttttaaaaaattaaatgttgatATTATAAGTTCTAGCAACTCAAAAGGTGATGTCTTTAAAAATAGAAGCTTTTGAAAGTTGATGAAATTAAAAGGAGTTGACGCTTAACCCAATATGGTAAGTGTAGTTTTGAAACGATTGACCAAAACGGTGGCTACACAGAGAAATGAGAGGAATGCTTTTGTCCAAAGAAATGGTACTCTACAAACCCAGATAAATTAAGCctgatcttgaaaaaaaaaaatagacctgtTATTAATACTTACAACAATACCACATCTGTGTTATTTTGTTATGTCAGTcttgaaaaaaaatagtagaattgTTTatcaacactgtcactgtatcactgtcatcccattaaatattgatttgcttgagcaggcaccagtaatgtctccattcatcctagccctgagattttagcagcctctctttactcgttcttcccagtggtgctgcattggaggctctttcaggtaaGGGGattgagacccaacattgttactgtatttggaatattgaataagccacagagagcttgccaggctctgccgtgtggtcaggatggtctcagtaccttgccaggttctcagagagggagaactaggctataagaggtcatgcagaCGATGCAGcccctgtgcttccaggagctttgttttatagtctctggatcttgtccgttgatgggattacatggtgcaggggcagtttgtgggtgtggcagccaagctactggaaaatgggggtctgggtggaagaggcccagtcccaatctgagtaggcttggagatctcagccctgggtcccacacatctgggttcctctgccggttcctttatgtgtgaggctcgtctgttCGTgtgggagcagccttgagcatgactgtggctgggttccggaggtcttcgactgccggagctctgctcagggcggggagagaaactcaacctgtccctcTCTGAAGGGCCCAGATGAAGACAGCCACAAGTGGGGGGAAGGAGACTCTGCAACAAGAGGCTTTTTTATGTTGAGACAACTTCATGGGTTTTCCATACAAGAAGAGTGCTGGCATTAGAAAATGTGATGcatcataataaaatatcttctaCTACATATTAATTCAAacataaaactaaataataaataaaataatgcagtcctgtgttggattatagttctaaacattttagatttaacattggtttgtcctttctcctctcacagggagcttagatttattgagtaaCTCCCACCACAGAGCTCCTGAGGCAATTCTATTCTGACAGGCATTCCCAatcttctgtgtttatctttaacctctcctttgtgcgcTTCTTCCCCTATTGGTTAATCGCTTTTATCCCTGAATCAGACCCTGCGACTTGTAAAGCCAAACTCTTCTGAGGACTCTGCATtctgtatatgtaagtgaaatgttgcttttctctttcctctatgtcctttgcatagtttactttagagcaatgtcctttttgtatagacataggaagacagttaatgctatgcttttgtaacttcggAGTTAATGGACtatgaaaaatatgtattccTAGGTGTCTGTCATATTTAGTTGGCTTAAGCTTCGGTTgccccttagttcctaacacctcaaaaCGAGGGTCCTTctgagggacaaggatggacctaGGACAAGCTATAAGAtactctggcatcgaaaagggaTGAGCTAAGCACCCTAAGTagaacaataagttaagagcatggtcatggatcaAACTCTATCCTgatccccccccacaaaaaaagtaactaaataagggtcctgctggggttaggacaGAAATAACTTGggctgaggactgtagtctgggatatatagtaaGATATTTCCAGGAAAAGCCAGTTTTTAAGCTCAGTATATCTCTTAccgtgtccacacaaaatgactagaaatattgttaagaagtaaatttaagatgacacCTGAAATAgatactggctaaggaaaggggaaagcatacgcccttagatggaattccatccttgggcagatctcctagcaggaattAGAGTGCTGAACACTTAacatgagattttgtccttgagtgtctcctagaacttcccctgaaggaagggctttgcaTCTGTTCATTGCTTATGATCATGTTCAACCACAcatatgtgtaattgctacctccaacccttcatgatttctctataactatcCTTGTAAGACTTGAATAAATgaccactgattaccaaccagcctgctGGCAACCCCGTTCCCTCCTTTGTTCATCCTTCACCATTATCAGACTGGCTGGAGGATGGGGGGAatgggtggggggccagggggagaaggtgtgggagggaaggaggggctaGGTATGGTGAGTCATCCCTGAACTCACCAAGGGCACCCTTGGGTCACTGCAGGTGGGATCATGATCATCACCCACCCAGGAACAGTGATATTCATgaaatcttaatttttgtttgcacTGTTTTATCTAATAGAGATTTACAGTTCTCATCTTAGGAGAGAAGTCAATGGTTTCTGaaccaatttatttatttctgtatctCCATTTCTGGTTGTTTAAAAAAGGACTGTGCTCTTTTTTCATTAACTCAAATTATTTGGAAACATACACATATGTAATGACAGAACATTTATTTATAGCCACGTTGCATCCAtttcctttctttaattttattttattaaaatactgtgatttacaaagaaaTTAATAGTTGGGTTATACTTTTAGACAGAGcatagaaaggagaaggaaagaaaaacacctttttaaaaatttttttagatttaaaaaaatttttttttatttcattgaatcaccatgagatagttataagctttcatgtttgggttacaatctcacaatggtcaaacacccatccctccaccagtgcacattccccaccaccaatatccctggtaacccccctttcccacccttcccctacccctatggtagacaatattccccatactctctctctacttttgggcattatggtttgcagcacagacactgagagatcatcatgtttggtccattatctactttctgtatgcatctcccaccccaactggttcctccagtcatcattttcttagtgatcccttttctattccagctgccttctcccctctgctcgtgaagcagtcttccagctctggggcaatcctcctggcccttgtatcttctgtccttgggtgtcagcctcatgtgatgttattctataccacaaatgagtgcagtccttctatgtctgtccctctctttctgactcatttcactttgcatgatgcTCTCCacgtctgtccatttataagcaaatttcatgacttcatctctcctaacagctgcgtagtattccattgtgtagatgtaccaaagtttcttttaaagttgattttttctttctttttctttagtgtAGTTGAGGTGACATGCTTTTAAGGTGTTTATATTCAAGCTTATGGTGTATAAAATTGCACTCCCTACCATCAaccattatttaaattaattttactggGATAACATTACACTTTACCATTATATAAGTCACAATTTTGTCTGCATTACATTTTACCATTATATAAGTTGTAATTTTGTATGCATGAAAAATCAATATATGTATGCTACATTAAATTCATTGCTAAAAAAACAATTCTATCTTTTACCACACAGCTTACACTTTTCCCTGATATACACATACCAATTCTCCCTTCTTTCTGTGACCACATTTGATCAtattttccagtttattttttttaagttcaactCCTGCTGATTTTCTATCTACACACCACACATGAGTAATAACACAGGTTTTATTTCTTCACCTGTGTTATTTTAATATGTCCTTTGTAACTAGCCATATTGTTCCACATAAGAGAATTTCATCTTTGGATAAACTTATAATTAATTGTAAGTGCATAGATATGTGGTATAGATATATAGAAGGGTTATATATAGGTATAGTCATATATAGATAACAGAGATATAGATGGTGATAGAATTcacttataaaatagaaatatagagaGACATATAGATAGATgataagtagatagatagatagatagatagatagatagatagatagatagatagatagatgatagatagaacATTTCTTCTTTACCCTTGGGTCCATGAATGAGTGCTTATGTTGTCAGGAGTTCTTCACTGTTATAACGCTGTCGTAATCCTAACCATCAGCTTACAATGGAGCAAAGAAACTCGCTTCAGTAAGCAATGttggtaaaaaaaaagaagctcaatTATgtgtaaaagaatgaaattattaCCACTGTTAGCATTATACacagaaattaatttgaaatgcATTAAATATTAGGGGTGACACTTAAAACTATGAAATTCATAGGGAAAAATATCACTAATAAGTTTCTTTATATCATCATTAGAGATGTGCTTAAAGATTTGGCTCCCCAACTGCAAgggaaacaaaaacaatttttttttttgccttttgggtcacacccggcgatgcacagaggtcactcctggttctgcactcaggagtgcactcaccactcctggttgtgctcggggtaccatatggaatgctgagaattgaacccgggtagactgcatgcaaggcaaacgccctagctgctgtgctatcgctccagctcccaaaagcAAATATTAACAATAAGACCCCATCAATCTAAAATATACTGAAATAAATTTGAATCAATGTGAAAAGCTactactgagtgggagaaaatatttgctgatcACATCTTCAAGAAAAAGTTAGTATCTAAAGTAATagataaaatatactaaaaaattgacacatttaacatatttaaaatatcttaaaagttATGTAAAATATTAGATAAAAGAACTCATAAAATTAAACAGTAGCATAAAGACAAATCTTACGTTTTAAATGAACATAatttgaatagacacttctccaaaaagATATACAGAACCAATAGATGTATATGAAAAGCTATTTACCATCTCTTCttctgaaagaaatgaaaattcaaacaaaaatgagatatcaattTACCTCACATTATAAGAATAAacattatatatagaaaacattttttatttaaagttcatCATGACATTAAGAATATTTGTTTTTCCTGTATCTATTTCCATGGAAATCTTTGCATTTTATCaggtcaataaataaaaatttaaaagtaataactTGTTGCTGTGGGCATTTTAAGACAAacgttttttataattttataatttaatctcTAGAGAAAGGGAGTAGGAGTCTTTGCAGTCAGCACACCTaagtctgtatttctatgttctcATCTGTGAATAATACAAATTGAAGTGTCTGACGTTTAATCCTCAAGATTCATGCCTACTTTTAGTATTCCCatttactaattaaaatattatatatattgggggctggagcacagtacagtgagtagggcatttgccttgcacccagccaatccgggttcgattcccagcacccaatatcatcctctgagcactgccaggggtgattcttgagtgcagagccaggagtaacctctgtgcactgccaggtgtgacccaaaaagataaaatattatgtataaaaCCAGTTTATGAACTgtcaagtattttataaaattgctctcctcACTGAAATTCCTTATAACCCAAAGAGGAGCATTCCTTATGGTGCTCTCTGTAGTCTTTTCCTTTCCCGTGCATACACatgctaaaagcaaaaaaaaaaaaaaaattggtttcccAGTGTTTGTTTTCCCAACTAAATTCAAATAGGCATGTTCTATATTATTGTGCCAACTCTTACTCTAGGTACAAGTATCATTTCTGCAATATAACTTGTGCCGTGTTTACTAGGGGGTGGAGGTGTGGAGGGGGATAGTAAAAATCCCAAACTAacatgggtttgttttgttttatgaatgacctcatttattttttgttattatttatttattgtttggaggccacacccaaccatTATCAGGGTGATCTCCTCagtctgtgctgaaggatcatttctggcagccCTTGGGACTGCACTGTataaggtgccggggattgaatcttggttggcttcatgcaaggcaagctccttgcctgctgtattgtcactctaaccccattgattatttttaaaaatcacagtcaGTGCTGAAAATCTGCACTGTAAATCTGCACAATAAAGCAACATTTGCCACTTATATGCCATGTctgagttcaatcactggcaccacaaaataaataaataaataaataccaaattTCAGTACCTGTGTGTCAACTTGTAGAAGACAAATGCAGATTGGTCTTTTCATATAGAGAGTATATAGCTTAATTATTTACTATGCTATAATAAATATACCCAGCAATTTTTTTGGTGTTCACATTTCAGATTACAGACTGACAATAATGACATGAAAATAATCTATGAAACAAATGCTgccatattttacaaatattttcaactAGGAAAACTTTGCTCTATCTATCATTTTTCTCAGGGCATCTTTAACATCTTTATTTCTTAAGCTATAGATCAATGGATTTAACATGGGAATGACCACAGTATAGAACACGGATACCACCTTATCCCTTTCGAGGGCGTAGCTAGTACTGGGTCGGGAGTAAATGAACAggatggagccatagtacaaagTGACAGCTGTCAGGTGAGAGCCACAAGTGGAGAAGGCCTTGAGGCGACCTTGGGTGGAACGGATCCTCAAGATGGCAGCAATGATGAAGAGGTAGGAAGCAAGAATAAGGACGGTGGGAGTGATAACGTTGGACGCAAGTATGAAATAGAGAACAGCTTGGTAACTTTCCTTCACATCACAGGCCAGCTTTACAAGAGGTGGCAGATCACAGAAAAAGTCGTCAATGACATTGTTCCCACAGAAGCTTAAGGTGAAGGTCTCACTGGTAATGAGGGTGGAGTTAAGAAAGCCACCAGCATAGGAAACTGCAACAAGACCGATACATAACCTTGAGGACATGGCCTGGGTATAAAGCAAGGGGTTGGagatggccacatagcgatcATAAGCCATGGCAGCCAAGAGGTAACACTCACTGTAGGCCAGACCAGCAGAGAAAAAGAACTGAGCGAGGCAGCCCGCGAAGGAGATGCTTTTATCTTCGGAGATGCAAGTTATCAGAATTTTCGGAGCATAGACGGAAGAATACCAGAGGTCCAGGAATGACAAATTTCCTATGAAGAaatacatgggcgtgtggagccGAGGATCACCACAGATCAGTGAAATCAGGGTGATGTTCCCAAGGAGACTGATGATATAAATGATGAGGAAGATGAAAAAGAGCACTCTCTGCAGCCACAAGTCCGTTGTGAACCCTAAAAGTATGAACTCTTTCACTTGGGTCAAGTTTTTCTCATCCATTAAGAATGTGCACCTGGGGTTCCACCTCTGTAAAAATGATTAACATATATTCTCTagaatatctatatatttaagtTTCAACTATCACTtgccatttattaaaaaatctgaTTTAGGCGTATATGTTGTGCCTTGTAAGACACATTTATTCTTGACATGATTCTTTTTCGATAACTGAGAAACCAATTCTATGTTGCCTTGAGAATTTAGAATTGCGCACATAGCATAGTATATTTCactgtatattttaaaactaatcttttcatctttttaaag
Protein-coding regions in this window:
- the LOC101540262 gene encoding olfactory receptor 1013-like, with translation MDEKNLTQVKEFILLGFTTDLWLQRVLFFIFLIIYIISLLGNITLISLICGDPRLHTPMYFFIGNLSFLDLWYSSVYAPKILITCISEDKSISFAGCLAQFFFSAGLAYSECYLLAAMAYDRYVAISNPLLYTQAMSSRLCIGLVAVSYAGGFLNSTLITSETFTLSFCGNNVIDDFFCDLPPLVKLACDVKESYQAVLYFILASNVITPTVLILASYLFIIAAILRIRSTQGRLKAFSTCGSHLTAVTLYYGSILFIYSRPSTSYALERDKVVSVFYTVVIPMLNPLIYSLRNKDVKDALRKMIDRAKFS